The sequence GGGGGTCATCATGGTCGACCTGGACCACTTCAAGCGGATCAACGACACCTACGGCCATAACCGCGGCGACGAAGTCCTCAAAATGTTCGTCAGCATCATCCGCCATGCCATCCGTCAGGAGGACTTCATCATCCGCTGGGGCGGCGAGGAGTTCCTCCTGCTGATGATGGTCGACAGCCTCCACAGCCTTGTGGCCATCGCGGAGGGGGTCCGCGAGCGCATCGAAAATGCGACCTTCGAGGGGGTCGGACAGATCACCGCAAGCTTCGGCATCACCCTTTACCACGACGGGGACAACCTCAAAAACACCGTCGCACGCAGCGACAAGGCCCTCTACGAGGCGAAATCATCGGGCAGGAACATGGTCATCGTCGATGATGCCCTTATTGTGGACGGTGATCATCCATTCGAACATACGGAAAAAGAGAAAGCGGAGTCATGACCCGTCCCCGGCTCGGGGGAGGATCACTTAGGAAGAAGCGAATCGGGCGAAGGGGAGTCCGCCTTTGCAGTCTTTACTCGTCGTCGACGTGGATGCGGTCTCTGTCACGATCCTGGGCGGGCTCGTCGACTTGATCCTGGAGCCGGTCTTGCAGACGGTCCTGATCGGGTTCATCCACCCTGTCCTGCAGACGGTCGCGCGTCTGATCCTTGTCCTGGTCTTTGGTCTGATCCTGGAGCTGATCTTTCGTACGGTCCTGGGTCTGCAGATAGGTCTGGTTCTGGATCATCATGCGGTTCTGCTTCATCTGCATCTGCTGCGTCTGCATCTGTGATTGGGACTTCTGCATCGTCGTACTGCCCTGACCCTGCGCCAAAAGCGCCGTTGCCGCCAGCAGCGATGTCGCTGCCACTACTGTCATTACCTTTTTCATGACGTGCTCCTTATCAAGGTGGGATACTCAAATGGTACGCCCCCACTATGAGCGAAGTATGAGTACCCTTCGATTATACCTCGTACGGTGTCGGAAGCGGCGGGTTCGTCTTGAAAGCCCGGGCGATCGCCTCGGTCACTTTCGTTTTGAGTTTCCCGGCGGCGACGGGGTGGAGGAAGCGCGCCCCCTCCTCACTCATCTGCTGACGCAGGCCCGGGTCGTAGATGTAGGCCCGCGCCTTCCCGATCTTTTCGCTCTGCTCGAAGATCGACTTGGCGTAGGCGAGGATGTTGGGGTGGTGGCGGTCGAAGCGGTTGCCCCAGGCGAAAAAGACGAACTTGCCGCTGAGACGGATGTTCTTGACGTCGTGGTAGTTGAGTTCACGGCTGAAGCGGGTCTGCTGGAAGGACGGCAGCTTCTCGATGTCCTCGTTGAACGTCTCCAGCACCATGGTCGGTTCGATGTCGGGGCGATTGTAGTTGAAGAGGTACTTCACCTCGATCAGTTTGCCCTCGAAGCCGTGGATGCGGGACTGGAAGATGTCCATCAGCTTGTTGAACTGCAGCGCCGTGTAGCGGCCGTCAAATTCGTACCCCTGTTCGGCAAGCGGTTTGTCGCTGCTGTACCCCGCCGGGGCCATGGCCGGGTTGTAGAGGAAGAGCGTCCCCGCGACGGTTTTGTTCTTCTTCTTGAGCAGCTGCGGCAGATCGAGGGCGGTAATCTCCTCGCCCGGCGCGTTGAAATAGAGGTAGTGTTCGACGAGGTATTCCAGGTCGTGTTCGGTGGCGAATTTTCCGAAAGCTTGCATGATTGTCGGCCTTTAGAGCATTTAGCGGATTTTACAGTAATTCGCCGCGAATGGACAACCCTGCATCGCTTTTGGAGCGTAAAGTGCATAAGGCGGTAAAAAGCACCAAAGGAACCCGATGAAAGCATTAACCCAGACCATGATGGAGAGCGGCAAAGAGTTCGTTCAGCTCCTCGACGACAGCGGGCGCAAACCCAAGGCCGCATTCTGGATCTACAACCCGGAGCTCGATGAGTGGATCCTGCTGTTTGGGCATGTCAACGGTATCAACGACGACGATGCGAAATTCAACGAAACGGTCGGCGCGCTCTACGCGTCGAATCGGGAGCAGCTGCCCGGACTGAACGTGACCGACATCGGCCTGGCACAGGAGAACGCCCCCATTCTCGAACTGCTCGATTCCGTCGTCAACACCGGCGATGACATCCTGGGCATCAGCTTCACCAACGAAGAGATCCTGGGCCAGGTCATCGACGGCGTTTTCCTCTACCGGATGAACATCACCGAATTCGTCGCCTGATGCCCGGCGCGGCCGCGCCGCTTAGTGCATGACCACCGCGCTCATCCCCATGACCTGCGGGTCGGGAGAGGTGTGGTGCATAAAGAGGCGCCACCCCTCCTGCGTCTGCCGGTAGACGTTCGTGGCCAGGGCCATCCCGGCCAGCTGGCCGTCGACGTAGACGCACTCTCTGAGGCTGTGGATGCTGATCAGCCCCTCGCGCGTCGTCTGTACGTCTTCGAGCTCAAAATGGACTCCCTGCTGCCCCGCCAGCATCGCGCGCCAGCTCCCGGCTACCGCCTCCCTGCCCTGCAGGCGTTCACCGCCGGGGTGGATGCAGACGACCCCCTCGTCATCGGCCCACACCGAGAGCATCGCCTCCAGGTCCCCCCGTTCCAGGGCGCCGTAAAAGCCCGCCTCTGCGGCCTGGGGGGTGGGGAAAGGGGTGTCGGTTGCCACCTCGTACTCCTCCTCCGGCGCGACGTCAGCGAAGCGTTCGACCTGGTAGGTAAAGATGGCCGGGTGCTCGTCGAGCGCAAACCCCCTGATCCCCGCCTTGACGCCGAGCTGCCCGAAAAACTGGTCAAACGAGGGAAACTCCTCCCACACCTGCGGCAGGAAGGTCGCGCTGTGCCGGCCCTGCTGCAGGATCACCCCGTCGATGCCGGGTCTTAGTTTCGCTTTGAGCTCCTCCGTGTCGCCGTACTCCACCTCTTCAGGCAGGGTCAGTATGGAGATCTCGATACTGCAGTAGGGGTACTCGCTTTCGCTCAGCGGGAAGAAGCGCCGGTCGCTGAAGGCCGCGGCCTGGGCGTTGTAGACGACGTCGTCGAAGAGCGTTTTGTGCGGCAGCAGCGACCCGATGCAGCCGCGCAGGGAGTCACCGTCGATGTTGATGGTCACAAAGGTCGCACGTGCTTCCGAGAGCTGCGGGAACTGCTCGAGCAGAATCTCTTTTGAGTAGGGAAAGGGTTTCCCGAATTTCTCTTCGATCGAAGCGCGGGCGAGCTTGAGCAACAGGTCTTGCAGTGTCATGGTGAACTCCTTTTTCGTGTGAACTGTTTCAGGGCTTCAGCAGCCACTTTTTGTACGGCGGGGCAATCTGCAAACGCCAAAGCTTAAAGGGGCTTTCGAACCGGCCGGACAACCCCCGGAAGACGGTCGCGGCCAGGCCGTCGTTTAGTGCGCACTACAATTTTTATTCTCAACGGACAATTTTTATCGGATAAATGGCAGAAAAGTGGGTTCTGGCTGTAAAAAGTGACGGGAAAAGCGTGAAGTGTCTGGCGGCCGAAACGCCGCCGTTCCTCACCCCTTCGGCGGGATGGGGTAGTGCTCGATGACGTAGTCGATGTCCTTGTCCCCGCGCCCGCTGAGGTTGATGAGGATGGCGTCTTTGGGGTTGGAGCGCGCCAGCTTCATCGCATAGGCGACGGCGTGGGCCGATTCGAGCGCCGGGATAATCCCCTCGTACTGCGAGAGCTTGTAGAAGGCATCCACGGCTTCGTCATCCGTCGCCGTGCCGACGATGGTCCGCCCGATCTCGCGCAGGTAGGCGTGTTCCGGCCCGACGGAGGGGTAGTCAATGCCCGAACCGATGGAGTGCACCGGTGCCGGGTTGCCCTCGGCGTCTTTGAGCATGATGGAGTTGAAACCGTGCATCACCCCCTCTTCGCCGTAGGTGAGCGTCGCGGCGTGTTCGCCGAGCTTCTCCCCCTTACCCATCGGTTCGACGCCGTGCAGCTTCACCGGGTCATCGATGAAGCCCGAAAAGAGCCCCATAGCGTTAGAACCGCCGCCGATGCAGGCCACGGCGTGGTCGGGGAGCTTGCCCGTCATCTCCATGAACTGCTCCTTGGCCTCGATGCCGACGACGGACTGGAAGTCGCGCACCATCCGCGGGAAGGGGTGCGGCCCCACGACGGAGCCGATGGCGAACATCTGGGTCTCCGTATCGGCCAGGTAGGCCTCGAACGCGGAGTCGACCGCCTCTTTCAGCGTCTTGAGCCCGTGCGTCGCCGGGACGACCTTGGCGCCGAGGATCTTCATCCGCACGACGTTGGGGTGCTCCTTGGCGATGTCCACCTCGCCCATGTGGATCTCGCACTCCAGCCCGAAGTACGCCGCCGCCGTCGCCAGCGCCACCCCGTGCTGCCCCGCCCCCGTCTCGGCAATGAGCTTCTTCTTGCCCAGGTACTTGGCCAGCAGCGCTTCGGCCATGCAGTGGTTGAGCTTGTGCGCGCCGGTGTGGTTGAGGTCCTCGCGCTTGAGGTAGATCTGCCCGCCGCCGCAGAACTCGCTCAGGTTCTTCGCATAGTAGACCGGTGTCGGCCGCCCCTGGTAGTGCTTGCGGATCTTGCGCAGCTCGTGCAGGTACTCGTAGGATTTCGACAGTTTGTCATAGGCCTCGCGGATCTCCCGGAAAGGCTCCTCGAGCTGGGGCGGGATGAACGCACCGCCGAACTTGCCGAAAAAGCCGTTCGCGTCGGGCATGGTCTCCAGATACGGTTTTTGCATTTGCATGACTGCTCCTTCTGATAATCTCCACCGATTCTAGCGGAGGACATCTTAGAAAACAGTAGCGGGGAACGGCAGCTTGAACGGGCATTGCATTATAGAGAGACAACAGGTCTGCGGCACGCGTCGGAGGCCGCACCATCTTTAATATATGAGAGGAGGATCGATGCGTGTAAAAATCACCGGCATCACCAATCTCGAGGACGCGCTGGCCGCCGTAGAAGAAGGCGCCGACGCCATCGACTTTATCTTTTTCCAGGGCTCGCGGCGCTTTATCACCCCCGAGGCGGCCTTCAAGATCGTCGAGCAGCTGCCCCCCTTCGTCGAGAAGGTCGGCATCTTCGTCGACAGCGATGCCAAGTACATCAACAAGGCGATCGCGCTCAGCGGCATCACCCTCGCCCAGATCCACTTCGAGGCGACGGACGCTTTGTACGGTTCGCTCGTCGCGCCGCACCTTCGCGTCGTGCGCGCCCAGCGCGAGGCCGACATCGACTACCTTGGCGACCGCTACCGCATCGTCGACGTCTTCGGTGCGAATACGCTACAAGCGGACGGCAGCCTGGACCTGTCGTGGTTCGAGGGCAGGGACTGCTCGAAGATCATCCTCTCGGGCAACCTAACGCCCGAAAACGTCGAGCAGGCCCTCCCCTACGGATTTTACGGCGTCGACGTCAGCACCGCGGTCGAGCGCGAACCGGGCAAAAAGGACCGCGAAAAGATGCGGGCCTTTATCCGTGCCGCCAAGCAGTGCTAGGCGCTTCGTCTACGCCTGCAGCAGCCACTCTTTGCGCGCGGGGGCGAGCGCCTCGAGCGTGTGCCAGACGGTGGGGTAGTCGCCGATCTGCGCGATCATCCCGTTGAAGATGTGGTAGGCCATGCCGTCTCCGGCTTCATTCTGCGCCTCACTCTTTGTCTTCTCCAGTACCTCCAGGGGGTCGAACGTTCTGACGAATTTCGTCTCGACCGGCATCCCCGTATGGTTCGCGACGGTGGCAATAATGACGTTGTACTTGTCCATTTTCAGCAATGCCTTCAGGGATTCGTACATTTTTGGGTCGGTAATGTCGTAGTGTGTCGTAAAGATGTAGTTGTCGTCTTTGTTCAGACGGAACTGGACAATACAGACCCCGATCGTCTTGCCGTCAAAGGGCATCAGCAGAAATGTCGGCTTGAAGTCGCACTCCAGCTCGGGGGCGTCGAGCAGCGCTTCCGCCCCGTCGCTGAGGCGCAGAAGGATCATGGGTTCATCGTTTTCGACTCCCAATGGGATGGCATCGCCCGGGTCCATGGCGAGGATGGCTTGTTGTACTTCCGCCGGTAATTCATGGTTGAAAATCATAAGTCGGTTCCTTTGTGGTTTTCCCCGGACCTACATTTTTTGTTCTTCCACGCGACATTTGGTACCGGATGTCGCGCCCGTTTCCTGCATTCAGCGATCAATGAAAGCACCCAAAAAGGAGTCTATGTGCCGCCAAACCGTCTTAAAGGTACGATCATCACGCTGCAGGAAGTAGAGAACGCTTTTTTCGAAAAGGGCATCCATGGGTTCGACAAAGAGAAGATCACCGAGCTCTACTACCTCATCGACGATCACGGCTACGTCTGCTTACGCGACCCCGACCGTACCTGGGCGCCCAACATGGA is a genomic window of Sulfurimonas sp. HSL1-2 containing:
- the amrA gene encoding AmmeMemoRadiSam system protein A, translating into MTLQDLLLKLARASIEEKFGKPFPYSKEILLEQFPQLSEARATFVTINIDGDSLRGCIGSLLPHKTLFDDVVYNAQAAAFSDRRFFPLSESEYPYCSIEISILTLPEEVEYGDTEELKAKLRPGIDGVILQQGRHSATFLPQVWEEFPSFDQFFGQLGVKAGIRGFALDEHPAIFTYQVERFADVAPEEEYEVATDTPFPTPQAAEAGFYGALERGDLEAMLSVWADDEGVVCIHPGGERLQGREAVAGSWRAMLAGQQGVHFELEDVQTTREGLISIHSLRECVYVDGQLAGMALATNVYRQTQEGWRLFMHHTSPDPQVMGMSAVVMH
- the trpB gene encoding tryptophan synthase subunit beta, producing MQKPYLETMPDANGFFGKFGGAFIPPQLEEPFREIREAYDKLSKSYEYLHELRKIRKHYQGRPTPVYYAKNLSEFCGGGQIYLKREDLNHTGAHKLNHCMAEALLAKYLGKKKLIAETGAGQHGVALATAAAYFGLECEIHMGEVDIAKEHPNVVRMKILGAKVVPATHGLKTLKEAVDSAFEAYLADTETQMFAIGSVVGPHPFPRMVRDFQSVVGIEAKEQFMEMTGKLPDHAVACIGGGSNAMGLFSGFIDDPVKLHGVEPMGKGEKLGEHAATLTYGEEGVMHGFNSIMLKDAEGNPAPVHSIGSGIDYPSVGPEHAYLREIGRTIVGTATDDEAVDAFYKLSQYEGIIPALESAHAVAYAMKLARSNPKDAILINLSGRGDKDIDYVIEHYPIPPKG
- a CDS encoding phosphoribosylanthranilate isomerase — protein: MRVKITGITNLEDALAAVEEGADAIDFIFFQGSRRFITPEAAFKIVEQLPPFVEKVGIFVDSDAKYINKAIALSGITLAQIHFEATDALYGSLVAPHLRVVRAQREADIDYLGDRYRIVDVFGANTLQADGSLDLSWFEGRDCSKIILSGNLTPENVEQALPYGFYGVDVSTAVEREPGKKDREKMRAFIRAAKQC